In Zea mays cultivar B73 chromosome 7, Zm-B73-REFERENCE-NAM-5.0, whole genome shotgun sequence, the following proteins share a genomic window:
- the LOC103632660 gene encoding uncharacterized protein, which produces MGPAAWERRRTLVLVNLASIMECADEALLPAVYREVGAALHATPAGLGALTLCRSIVQAACYPLAAYAAARHNRAHVIAVGAFLWAAATFFVGVSDTFLQVAISRGLNGIGLALVVPSVQSLVADSTEEGRRGTAFGWLQLASSLGSISGGFVGLLLAQTTVLGVAGWRVAFHLVAAISVAVGALNWFLAVDPHFTTSEKVGVPAVGKRPATARQVVAEMIEDSKFVVRIPTFQIFVAQGVSGSFSWSALSFGSMWLELIGFSHADTAVLMTIFWVACSLGGLLGGKMGDALAVRYPDAGRIVLSQISAGSAVPLAAVLLLGLPEDPSAGVAYGVVLFVTGVLISWNGPATNFPIMAEIVPEKSRTSIYALDGTFESVLASFAPPIVGLLAQRVFGYNPDDKGKSVQRDRQNAASLAKALYTSTAIPFIVCTSIYSFLYCSYPRDRDRARMQSLVESELRQMEEQGTSCLEDGNGHRDDGQLDGVTCDSKELGDEAEMDTVRLLADREP; this is translated from the exons ATGGGGCCGGCGGCGTGGGAGCGGCGGCGGACGCTGGTGCTGGTGAACCTGGCGTCCATCATGGAGTGCGCCGACGAAGCGCTGCTGCCGGCGGTGTACCGGGAGGTCGGCGCCGCGCTCCATGCGACGCCCGCGGGGCTAGGCGCTCTGACACTGTGCCGCTCCATCGTGCAGGCCGCCTGCTACCCGCTGGCCGCCTACGCCGCGGCGCGCCACAACCGCGCCCACGTCATCGCCGTCGGAGCCTTCCTGTGGGCCGCCGCCACGTTCTTCGTCGGCGTGTCGGATACCTTCCTACAG GTTGCGATCTCACGCGGCCTGAACGGGATTGGCCTAGCTCTGGTGGTGCCATCGGTCCAGTCCCTGGTCGCCGACTCCACCGAGGAGGGCAGGCGCGGCACGGCGTTCGGGTGGCTGCAGCTCGCCAGCAGCCTCGGGTCCATCTCTGGCGGTTTCGTCGGCCTGCTCCTGGCGCAGACCACGGTTCTCGGCGTCGCCGGCTGGCGTGTCGCGTTCCACCTCGTGGCGGCTATCAGCGTTGCGGTCGGGGCCCTGAACTGGTTCCTCGCCGTGGATCCCCATTTCACGACGAGCGAGAAAGTTGGCGTCCCGGCGGTCGGCAAGCGGCCTGCCACCGCGCGGCAGGTGGTGGCGGAGATGATCGAGGATTCCAAGTTCGTGGTGCGGATCCCGACGTTCCAGATCTTCGTGGCGCAGGGGGTCAGTGGCTCGTTCTCGTGGTCGGCACTGTCCTTCGGGTCGATGTGGCTGGAGCTGATCGGGTTCAGCCACGCTGACACCGCCGTGCTCATGACCATCTTCTGGGTGGCCTGCTCCCTCGGCGGACTGCTCGGCGGAAAGATGGGCGACGCCCTCGCCGTACGGTACCCAGACGCCGGCAGGATCGTCCTGTCTCAGATCAGCGCCGGCTCGGCAGTTCCCTTGGCCgccgtgctgctgctggggctccCCGAGGACCCGTCTGCCGGAGTTGCCTACGGCGTCGTCCTGTTCGTCACTGGCGTCCTCATCTCCTGGAACGGACCTGCCACAAACTT CCCTATCATGGCGGAGATCGTCCCAGAGAAATCAAGAACTAGCATATATGCCCTGGACGGGACATTCGAGTCAGTGCTGGCGTCCTTCGCGCCTCCCATCGTGGGACTCCTAGCTCAACGTGTGTTCGGCTACAATCCAGACGACAAGGGGAAGAGCGTTCAACGGGATCGGCAGAACGCGGCTTCCCTGGCCAAGGCCTTGTACACGTCCACAGCGATACCATTCATAGTCTGCACCTCCATATACTCGTTCTTGTACTGCAGCTACCCCAGGGACAGGGACCGTGCGCGCATGCAGTCTTTAGTGGAATCGGAGTTGCGACAAATGGAGGAGCAAGGAACTTCTTGCCTGGAAGACGGTAATGGACATCGGGACGATGGTCAACTAGATGGAGTTACCTGTGACAGTAAGGAGCTGGGTGATGAGGCCGAGATGGATACTGTAAGATTGTTGGCAGACCGTGAACCGTGA